The Triplophysa dalaica isolate WHDGS20190420 chromosome 5, ASM1584641v1, whole genome shotgun sequence genome window below encodes:
- the lrguk gene encoding leucine-rich repeat and guanylate kinase domain-containing protein isoform X1, whose amino-acid sequence MTLSTNTTTMENDGELREEQVSKGLSNLGLSATGLQHTYLCLSVPGRDLKNVSVLCNYIHLQKLELPHNKIKDLSCVSHMPHLIVLDASHNQLTDFFGFQAPKNLKEVNFSHNKMSVMKDLSEYSSLSKLILDHNSFSAIRGLEKCERLSHLSLANNSISCISGLDHLPLRELCLSGNAIQKIENLQTLRKLQVLDLSCNRIQSLSGLQTLYLIGTINLQSNLISEIKEASHLHDLKLLRDLNLLKNPVQEKDDHRLAWIFLLQHLTLLDQQTVTAEEKVSSVNKYDPPLEVIAARDHMTNLLYQLMQPQVIFDSTLPSLDTPYPMLVLTGPQACGKRELAHKLCQEISEYFAYGACHTTRGPYYGEEDGLDYHFVTEDEFQTMIQTGKFVQTMRYGGHWYGLSRESIEQVAREGLACCVHMELEGVYSLKNSYFEPRYVLLIPTAVENYVCCLKARGFYSNAQMETAVSRIDLYAKINREKPGFFDNVISCDDRNEAYMTLKQLVKEYLGVEEPGGDSSSITPDNTSSNSTGELLAAETEKADLTDSYSKNYQNKIQARMTPKRTPAEMASHRREKLIREALKGKSPGAYADLFQRSGPTAQSSLASHSRPTAGPMRPVGLGGPELDELSSSEESRASSGLSMRSSAGVRSAESPARGSDVGSGLNIEPLDISLLGQERDSKGRMDSRLTPDAPRLGSERISPTLPSSPGRPGANTKPVLPPIPSGRKTNESGSKL is encoded by the exons ATGACACTTTCAACAAACACCACAACAATGGAG AATGATGGTGAATTGAGGGAGGAGCAGGTATCTAAAGGCCTGTCAAATCTGGGATTATCAGCGACTGGACTGCAGCACACCTACTTGTGCCTATCTGTGCCG GGGCGAGACTTGAAAAATGTCTCCGTTTTATGCAATTATATCCATCTTCAGAAGCTAGAGCTTCcccacaataaaataaaag ATTTATCCTGCGTGAGTCACATGCCACACCTCATCGTACTGGATGCGTCCCACAACCAACTCACAGATTTCTTTGGGTTCCAGGCACCAAAAAATCTCAAG GAAGTAAATTTCTCACACAACAAGATGTCAGTAATGAAGGATCTCTCTGAGTATTCATCTTTGTCCAAGCTCATTCTTGACC ATAACTCATTTAGTGCCATCAGGGGGCTCGAAAAGTGTGAAAGGCTCTCTCACCTCAGCCTGGCCAATAACAGCATCTCATGCATTAGTGGTCTGGACCATCTGCCCCTCAGAGAGCTCTGCCTG agcGGAAATGCTATACAAAAGATTGAGAATCTACAGACGCTCCGGAAGCTCCAGGTTCTAGACTTGTCCTGTAACCGGATTCAAAGCCTCTCAGGTCTACAGACACTCTATCTCATTGGAACCATCAACCTTCAGAGCAATCTG ATCAGCGAGATAAAGGAGGCCTCACATTTGCATGACCTGAAATTGTTGAGAGACCTGAATCTTCTCAAAAACCCAGTCCAG GAGAAAGATGACCACAGATTGGCTTGGATCTTCCTTCTTCAGCATCTCACGCTTCTGGACCAACAGACAGTAACAGCAGAAGAGAAG GTGTCTTCAGTGAACAAGTATGACCCTCCTCTGGAGGTGATAGCAGCAAGAGATCACATGACCAACTTGCTGTACCAGCTCATGCAGCCGCAGGTTATATTTGACAG TACTTTGCCGAGCCTGGATACTCCCTACCCCATGTTGGTTCTCACTGGTCCACAGGCTTGTGGGAAAAGAGAACTTGCTCATAAGCTGTGTCAGGAAATCAGTGAATATTTTGCCTATGG TGCCTGCCACACCACCAGGGGGCCCTATTATGGTGAAGAAGATGGTTTAGACTATCACTTTGTCACCGAGGACGAATTTCAAACTATGATTCAAACG GGTAAGTTTGTCCAGACGATGCGATACGGAGGTCATTGGTACGGTCTATCTCGGGAGTCTATCGAGCAAGTGGCTCGCGAGGGTCTGGCCTGCTGTGTACATATGGAACTAGAG GGAGTGTATAGCTTGAAGAACTCATATTTTGAGCCGCGGTACGTCCTACTGATCCCAACTGCTGTTGAAAATTATGTATGCTGTTTGAAAGCCAGAGGATTCTACAGTAACGCTCAGATGGAAACGGCTGTGTCTCGCATCGATTTGTATGCCAAGATTAACAGAGAAAAGCCGGGCTTTTTCGATAACGTCATCTCATGTG ATGATCGTAATGAGGCTTACATGACTCTAAAGCAGTTGGTAAAGGAGTACCTCGGTGTCGAGGAGCCGGGAGGAGATTCCAGCTCAATCACACCTGACAACACCTCTTCTA ACTCAACAGGTGAGTTACTGGCAGCCGAAACGGAGAAGGCTGACCTCACGGACTCCTACAGCAAGAACTACCAAAACAAAATCCAGGCCAGGATGACCCCTAAAAGGACCCCAGCC GAAATGGCTTCTCATAGACGCGAGAAGCTAATTCGAGAGGCTCTGAAAGGGAAGAGTCCTGGTGCTTATGCCGACCTCTTTCAAAG GAGTGGACCAACCGCTCAATCATCATTAGCCTCTCATTCCCGGCCAACAGCAGGTCCGATGCGTCCGGTTGGCCTCGGTGGTCCTGAACTCGATGAGCTCAGCAG TTCAGAAGAATCCCGTGCCAGTTCTGGCCTGTCCATGAGGAGCTCGGCGGGCGTGCGCTCAGCGGAAAGCCCAGCCAGGGGATCTGACGTTGGGTCAGGGCTCAACATAGAGCCTTTGGACATCTCTTTGTTAGGGCAGGAGCGAGACTCCAAAG GTCGCATGGATTCACGTCTAACTCCCGATGCTCCTCGCCTGGGCTCCGAGCGTATCTCTCCGACCCTGCCGTCGTCACCGGGGCGCCCAGGCGCCAACACCAAACCGGTCCTGCCCCCCATCCCGTCTGGACGTAAGACCAATGAGTCTGGCTCAAAACTGTGA
- the lrguk gene encoding leucine-rich repeat and guanylate kinase domain-containing protein isoform X2, with protein MTLSTNTTTMENDGELREEQVSKGLSNLGLSATGLQHTYLCLSVPGRDLKNVSVLCNYIHLQKLELPHNKIKDLSCVSHMPHLIVLDASHNQLTDFFGFQAPKNLKEVNFSHNKMSVMKDLSEYSSLSKLILDHNSFSAIRGLEKCERLSHLSLANNSISCISGLDHLPLRELCLSGNAIQKIENLQTLRKLQVLDLSCNRIQSLSGLQTLYLIGTINLQSNLISEIKEASHLHDLKLLRDLNLLKNPVQEKDDHRLAWIFLLQHLTLLDQQTVTAEEKVSSVNKYDPPLEVIAARDHMTNLLYQLMQPQVIFDSTLPSLDTPYPMLVLTGPQACGKRELAHKLCQEISEYFAYGACHTTRGPYYGEEDGLDYHFVTEDEFQTMIQTGKFVQTMRYGGHWYGLSRESIEQVAREGLACCVHMELEGVYSLKNSYFEPRYVLLIPTAVENYVCCLKARGFYSNAQMETAVSRIDLYAKINREKPGFFDNVISCDDRNEAYMTLKQLVKEYLGVEEPGGDSSSITPDNTSSNSTGELLAAETEKADLTDSYSKNYQNKIQARMTPKRTPAEMASHRREKLIREALKGKSPGAYADLFQRSGPTAQSSLASHSRPTAGPMRPVGLGGPELDELSRLEYRTFYPRLKVKAFRPAPGRVEDVCVRARKMQIYEDRCCCLSRL; from the exons ATGACACTTTCAACAAACACCACAACAATGGAG AATGATGGTGAATTGAGGGAGGAGCAGGTATCTAAAGGCCTGTCAAATCTGGGATTATCAGCGACTGGACTGCAGCACACCTACTTGTGCCTATCTGTGCCG GGGCGAGACTTGAAAAATGTCTCCGTTTTATGCAATTATATCCATCTTCAGAAGCTAGAGCTTCcccacaataaaataaaag ATTTATCCTGCGTGAGTCACATGCCACACCTCATCGTACTGGATGCGTCCCACAACCAACTCACAGATTTCTTTGGGTTCCAGGCACCAAAAAATCTCAAG GAAGTAAATTTCTCACACAACAAGATGTCAGTAATGAAGGATCTCTCTGAGTATTCATCTTTGTCCAAGCTCATTCTTGACC ATAACTCATTTAGTGCCATCAGGGGGCTCGAAAAGTGTGAAAGGCTCTCTCACCTCAGCCTGGCCAATAACAGCATCTCATGCATTAGTGGTCTGGACCATCTGCCCCTCAGAGAGCTCTGCCTG agcGGAAATGCTATACAAAAGATTGAGAATCTACAGACGCTCCGGAAGCTCCAGGTTCTAGACTTGTCCTGTAACCGGATTCAAAGCCTCTCAGGTCTACAGACACTCTATCTCATTGGAACCATCAACCTTCAGAGCAATCTG ATCAGCGAGATAAAGGAGGCCTCACATTTGCATGACCTGAAATTGTTGAGAGACCTGAATCTTCTCAAAAACCCAGTCCAG GAGAAAGATGACCACAGATTGGCTTGGATCTTCCTTCTTCAGCATCTCACGCTTCTGGACCAACAGACAGTAACAGCAGAAGAGAAG GTGTCTTCAGTGAACAAGTATGACCCTCCTCTGGAGGTGATAGCAGCAAGAGATCACATGACCAACTTGCTGTACCAGCTCATGCAGCCGCAGGTTATATTTGACAG TACTTTGCCGAGCCTGGATACTCCCTACCCCATGTTGGTTCTCACTGGTCCACAGGCTTGTGGGAAAAGAGAACTTGCTCATAAGCTGTGTCAGGAAATCAGTGAATATTTTGCCTATGG TGCCTGCCACACCACCAGGGGGCCCTATTATGGTGAAGAAGATGGTTTAGACTATCACTTTGTCACCGAGGACGAATTTCAAACTATGATTCAAACG GGTAAGTTTGTCCAGACGATGCGATACGGAGGTCATTGGTACGGTCTATCTCGGGAGTCTATCGAGCAAGTGGCTCGCGAGGGTCTGGCCTGCTGTGTACATATGGAACTAGAG GGAGTGTATAGCTTGAAGAACTCATATTTTGAGCCGCGGTACGTCCTACTGATCCCAACTGCTGTTGAAAATTATGTATGCTGTTTGAAAGCCAGAGGATTCTACAGTAACGCTCAGATGGAAACGGCTGTGTCTCGCATCGATTTGTATGCCAAGATTAACAGAGAAAAGCCGGGCTTTTTCGATAACGTCATCTCATGTG ATGATCGTAATGAGGCTTACATGACTCTAAAGCAGTTGGTAAAGGAGTACCTCGGTGTCGAGGAGCCGGGAGGAGATTCCAGCTCAATCACACCTGACAACACCTCTTCTA ACTCAACAGGTGAGTTACTGGCAGCCGAAACGGAGAAGGCTGACCTCACGGACTCCTACAGCAAGAACTACCAAAACAAAATCCAGGCCAGGATGACCCCTAAAAGGACCCCAGCC GAAATGGCTTCTCATAGACGCGAGAAGCTAATTCGAGAGGCTCTGAAAGGGAAGAGTCCTGGTGCTTATGCCGACCTCTTTCAAAG GAGTGGACCAACCGCTCAATCATCATTAGCCTCTCATTCCCGGCCAACAGCAGGTCCGATGCGTCCGGTTGGCCTCGGTGGTCCTGAACTCGATGAGCTCAGCAG GCTCGAATATCGAACTTTTTATCCCCGGCTCAAAGTTAAAGCATTCAGACCTGCCCCGGGCCGCGTGGAAGATGTATGTGTTAGAGCACGTAAAATGCAGATTTATGAGGATCGGTGCTGTTGCCTCTCCCGCCTGTGA